In Drosophila pseudoobscura strain MV-25-SWS-2005 chromosome 4, UCI_Dpse_MV25, whole genome shotgun sequence, the following proteins share a genomic window:
- the LOC4816413 gene encoding uncharacterized protein, with amino-acid sequence MHLLCLLHTLAALALGSGSAATLPTAAQSVFSSDPNPSPSSSPSPSASPSLNPGQEYVGEYAEGEAETGSFDFGGLQFDGVTPHTTQISVSNGVTPCSLSSPELNECIRGLIQTFAPKLKFHGVPEYNMGSIDPYFYKRGIFRYTNDGIQGGLLIKNMEIYGISDLQVNSVVSNFTENGFVIKLGLGLPQLKAGGHFKADVKFGGLRLVPKGPFNITVDNIKATVLTDGHIEQLPSGQQRLSLHRLNANVNIGDAKVVANGIFSDRNLNGMILNLVNENLPEITRVGIPATREQWAPILVAHINEFFAKVPIEKFLVQ; translated from the exons ATGCATTTACTCTGTCTGTTGCACACGCTGGCGGCGCTGGCACTCGGAAGTGGCTCAGCGGCCACGCTGCCCACGGCGGCACAAAGCGTGTTCAGCAGCGATCCCAATCCAagtcccagttccagtcccagtcccagtgccagccccagcctcaatCCCGGCCAGGAGTACGTTGGCGAGTATGCGGAGGGCGAGGCCGAGACGGGGTCATTCGATTTTGGCGGCCTGCAGTTTGATGGAG TTACACCACATACGACGCAGATCAGCGTCTCGAATGGCGTGACACCCTGTAGTCTCAGCTCGCCTGAGCTCAACGAATGCATACGCGGACTGATCCAGACATTTGCCCCGAAGCTGAAATTCCACGGAGTGCCGGAGTACAACATGGGTTCCATTGATCCGTACTTCTACAAGCGGGGAATCTTCCGGTACACAAACGATGGCATTCAGGGTGGACTGCTGATCAAGAACATGGAGATCTATGGAATCAGCGACCTCCAGGTCAACAGTGTGGTGTCTAACTTTACAGAAAACGGCTTTGTGATCAAGTTAGGCCTCGGACTTCCTCAGCTGAAGGCCGGCGGACACTTCAAGGCGGACGTGAAGTTCGGCGGACTGCGTCTGGTGCCCAAGGGTCCATTCAACATCACCGTGG ACAACATCAAGGCCACTGTTCTCACTGACGGACACATTGAGCAGCTGCCCAGCGGACAGCAGCGTCTCAGCCTTCATCGCCTGAATGCCAACGTCAACATCGGGGACGCCAAAGTGGTGGCCAATGGGATCTTCTCCGATCGTAACCTTA ATGGCATGATCCTCAATCTGGTCAACGAGAATTTACCAGAGATCACCCGCGTGGGAATACCAGCCACCCGAGAGCAATGGGCACCCATTCTGGTCGCGCATATCAACGAGTTCTTCGCTAAGGTTCCTATCGAGAAATTCCTGGTTCAATGA
- the LOC6902633 gene encoding fibroleukin-like, with protein sequence MTRDEDDERCGAICYPIVKPLLRYAALCQGKDVSINELKDEIREKDVYIAQLEDKIELAKSMEIQAIKQLEFLKEQTNARQKNSDQHLKDKETILHLREIEILKMEKEIKDRESEIHDKKEQISKMEIRIQSIEAQLQSKNNSLRALEDQANSLKQTEEKPKNISEAKSCLSFNDSTDIHSIVLPGIGPFLVPCNSSVSGSGWTVIQRLVNCHENFNRTWIDYKIGFGDLRENFFLGLEKIHLMTLTQPHELYIQLQNVYGATSYALYDNFNVGSEEEGYKLKSLGECSGTAGDSLTEYHLNMKFSTLDRDNDRDEIRNCAKILGGGWWFSVNCGQSFLNGKYYKCDDGKHGGVAWATWQNYEFTTGLTFTQMMIRPKSRNLI encoded by the exons ATGACCCGGGATGAGGACGATGAGCGGTGTGGCGCCATTTGTTACCCGATTGTGAAGCCGTTACTCCGGTACGCTGCTCTATGCCAGGGGAAGGATGTATCCATCAACGAACTGAAGGACGAAATCCGAGAGAAAGATGTTTACATCGCCCAATTGGAAGACAAGATTGAGCTAGCCAAGTCAATGGAAATTCAGGCAATTAAACAGCTGGAGTTTCTCAAAGAACAGACGAATGCCAGGCAAAAGAACTCGGATCAACACTTGAAGGACAAGGAGACTATATTGCATCTGAGGGAAatcgaaattttgaaaatggAGAAAGAAATTAAGGATCGTGAGTCAGAAATCCATGACAAGAAAGAGCAGATCTCAAAAATGGAAATTCGGATTCAATCAATAGAGGCTCAACTGCAATCGAAGAATAATTCCCTCAGAGCACTGGAGGATCAAGCGAATTCTCTTAAACAAACCGAGGAAAAGCCGAAAAACATCTCGGAGGCAAAAAGTTGCCTCTCATTCAACGATTCCACTGATATCCATTCCATAGTGTTGCCCGGAATAGGCCCATTCCTTGTGCCTTGTAATTCGAGTGTTTCTGGATCTGGCTGGACTGTAATCCAGAGACTAGTCAACTGCCATGAGAACTTTAATCGGACTTGGATCGACTACAAAATAGGGTTCGGAGACCTGCGGGAGAACTTCTTCCTGGGACTGGAAAAAATCCATCTAATGACCTTGACCCAGCCTCACGAGTTGTACATCCAACTCCAAAATGTTTATGGAGCAACCAGCTATGCTCTCTACGATAATTTCAATGTAGGCAGCGAAGAGGAAGGCTACAAACTGAAATCGCTGGGAGAATGTTCAGGAACAGCCGGAGATTCACTAACTGAATATCATCTGAACATGAAATTTTCCACATTGGACCGCGACAATGACAGAGATGAGATACGTAATTGCGCAAAGATTCTGGGAGGTGGATGGTGGTTTTCTGTAAATTGCGGACAAAG TTTTCTCAAtggaaaatattataaatgtGACGACGGAAAACATGGCGGCGTTGCTTGGGCCACTTGGCAGAACTATGAATTCACGACCGGGCTTACATTTACTCAAATGATGATAAGGCCCAAAAGTagaaatttgatttga
- the l(2)k05911 gene encoding serine proteinase stubble — protein sequence MFAFLRVLLLCAHLLHFKSISGVDLDLPEVFGGEGASGAPVWQNGEIKAAPEAGSAVVNATVEENIGVSVEDPSSASLSRRQRQLFFDPNLFLLQGGLGGLGGLGGLGGLGGLGGLGGLSGSGGWEGSKCLTVQGQAGACVRINNCRQYYRVARQLTFIALRQWPQNPPLGLGGNMCNFFDQLGRINNGICCTDMDANTFGVFPLPTTTTTERPSPAADEGENGDEPEEEPVNVDTVVQPAETPHPEDPIDNVNSVEDTPDFQDVNTIEANAPEPEPEAEPELETIPVPAQPATPVYPYQWPFGSFAGGPVAQWPPPLPTHPPTTGGWPPPLPTHPPNHHYPTHPSTSGVPRPTTVPSTKRTTPRPAARPTTTKRPTYPSYPVTSAPTPTTTRRPVSGSSPEGLPLQCGNKNPVSPDQERIVGGINASPHEFPWIAVLFKSGKQFCGGSLITNNHILTAAHCVARMTSWDVAALTAHLGDYNIRTDFEVQHVSRRIKRLVRHKGFEFSTLHNDVAILTLSEPVPFTHEIQPICLPTSPSQQSRSYSGQVATVAGWGSLRENGPQPSILQKVDIPIWANAECARKYGRAAPGGIIESMICAGQAAKDSCSGDSGGPMIINDGGRYTQVGIVSWGIGCGKGQYPGVYTRVTSLLPWIYKNIK from the exons atgtttgcatttttGCGGGTTTTATTACTTTGTGCgcatttgttgcattttaaatCAATCTCGGGAGTGGATCTGGATCTGCCAGAGGTATTTGGCGGGGAAGGAGCTTCAGGAGCGCCTGTGTGGCAGAATGGTGAAATCAAGGCGGCGCCCGAGGCAGGATCTGCCGTAGTAAATGCCACAGTGGAGGAGAACATTGGTGTGTCCGTGGAAG ATCCCTCGTCAGCGAGCCTGAGTCGGAGACAGCGTCAACTCTTCTTCGACCCGAATCTCTTCCTCCTCCAAGGTGGCCTGGGCGGCCTAGGAGGTCTTGGCGGTCTTGGCGGTCTTGGCGGTCTTGGCGGTCTTGGCGGTCTTAGCGGCTCTGGTGGATGGGAGGGATCCAAGTGTCTCACGGTCCAGGGTCAGGCCGGCGCTTGTGTCCGCATCAACAACTGCCGCCAGTACTACCGAGTGGCCCGCCAGCTGACCTTCATCGCCCTGCGGCAATGGCCCCAGAACCCTCCCCTTGGCCTGGGCGGAAATATGTGCAACTTTTTCGACCAGCTGGGACGCATCAACAACGGCATCTGCTGCACGGACATGGATGCCAACACTTTCGGAGTATTCCCGCTGCCGACCACAACGACGACAGAGAGACCTTCGCCGGCTGCCGATGAGGGCGAAAATGGGGATGAGCCAGAGGAGGAGCCAGTCAATGTTGACACTGTGGTTCAACCGGCGGAGACACCACATCCAGAGGATCCCATTGATAATGTGAACAGTGTAGAGGACACACCGGACTTTCAGGATGTGAACACAATCGAGGCTAATGCCCCAGAACCCGAACCTGAGGCGGAACCAGAACTAGAGACGATACCAGTGCCCGCCCAGCCGGCCACACCCGTCTACCCGTATCAGTGGCCATTCGGCTCCTTTGCCGGAGGCCCAGTAGCCCAAtggccgccaccgctgcccaCTCATCCGCCTACAACTGGAGGCTGGCCCCCACCGCTTCCAACCCATCCGCCCAACCACCACTATCCGACGCATCCTTCGACGTCCGGAGTGCCCAGACCCACCACAGTGCCCAGCACCAAGCGCACCACCCCAAGACCCGCTGCCAGGCCGACTACCACCAAGCGTCCCACTTATCCCAGCTATCCGGTGACCTCGGCGCCTACGCCGACGACCACGCGACGTCCGGTTAGCGGCTCCAGTCCCGAGGGCCTGCCGCTGCAGTGCGGCAACAAGAATCCGGTTTCGCCGGACCAGGAGCGCATTGTGGGAGGTATTAACGCCAGTCCGCACGAGTTCCCCTGGATAGCGGTGCTATTCAAGTCGGGCAAGCAGTTCTGCGGCGGCAGTCTGATAACCAACAATCACATCCTGACAGCAGCACATTGTGTGGCACG CATGACCTCGTGGGATGTGGCGGCCTTGACGGCCCACTTGGGCGACTACAATATCCGGACGGACTTTGAGGTGCAGCATGTCTCGCGCAGGATCAAACGACTGGTGCGGCACAAAGGCTTCGAGTTCAGCACGCTG CACAACGATGTGGCTATTCTGACTCTCAGTGAGCCGGTGCCCTTCACCCACGAGATCCAGCCGATTTGCCTGCCAACGTCTCCGTCGCAGCAGTCGCGCTCGTACAGCGGCCAAGTGGCGACTGTGGCCGGCTGGGGCAGTCTGCGGGAGAACGGGCCCCAACCCTCGATTCTGCAGAAGGTGGACATACCCATTTGGGCGAATGCCGAGTGTGCTCGCAAATACGGACGTGCAGCGCCCGGGGGCATCATCGAATCGATGATCTGTGCTGGCCAGGCCGCCAAGGATTCCTGCAGC GGCGACTCTGGTGGTCCTATGATCATCAACGATGGCGGACGATACACACAGGTGGGCATCGTTTCCTGGGGCATTGGCTGTGGCAAGGGTCAATATCCGGGCGTCTATACGCGTGTCACGTCGCTGCTGCCCTGGATCTACAAGAATATCAAATAA
- the Naa20B gene encoding N-alpha-acetyltransferase 20, translated as MTTLRGLVADDLFKFNSIVLEEFVEGYGILFYLSKMTENPALCQAAVAPDGRLIGVLVGTHAVNKNEKIQSENGPDLHPTCGHISMLAVASDYRRLGLGTCLMGHFMEIVERYSDWYVDLFVRQSNVSAIQLYKSLGFVEYRFLPMYYIDENGFELRMPLSRDVERMSLKGFSTNVYYFAYQVILNLIKQCLEYLKDRLSWYD; from the coding sequence ATGACTACACTTCGTGGGCTTGTCGCCGATGATCTATTCAAGTTCAATTCCATTGTCCTTGAAGAATTCGTGGAAGGCTACGGTATTCTCTTCTATTTATCGAAAATGACCGAAAATCCTGCGCTGTGCCAGGCGGCAGTCGCGCCCGATGGTCGCCTCATTGGGGTACTGGTTGGAACCCACGCTGtgaacaaaaacgaaaagataCAAAGTGAAAATGGCCCCGACTTGCATCCAACTTGCGGACACATATCTATGTTGGCAGTGGCCTCCGACTATCGACGCCTGGGCCTGGGAACGTGCTTGATGGGACACTTCATGGAGATCGTGGAGCGCTATTCGGACTGGTATGTGGACCTCTTTGTGCGCCAAAGCAATGTATCGGCCATCCAGCTATATAAGTCGCTGGGATTTGTCGAGTACCGCTTCCTGCCCATGTACTATATAGATGAAAATGGCTTTGAATTGCGAATGCCTTTGTCCCGAGATGTGGAGCGAATGTCGCTTAAGGGATTCTCAACGAACGTTTACTACTTCGCATACCAGGTGATACTCAATCTAATCAAGCAGTGTCTGGAGTATCTGAAGGACCGTCTATCCTGGTATGATTAG
- the LOC4816457 gene encoding N-alpha-acetyltransferase 20, which translates to MTSLREMKLDDLFKFNSLVLDPHTEVYSLKFFLTHLLKWPELSQIAVAPGPGGRRVGYIFGKYLESKLYEWHGHVCALTVSDDYRRTGVATLLMRHIARALDAKGALYVDLFLRCSNRPALSLYSSLGYVLRRTVLDYYPDEPVPENAFNMRKPLARDVLRRSVAVVYTVPQCLSEDDSGDH; encoded by the coding sequence ATGACCAGCTTGCGCGAGATGAAGTTGGATGATCTTTTTAAGTTCAATTCCCTCGTCCTTGACCCTCACACCGAAGTGTACAGCCTGAAGTTCTTCCTGACACATCTCCTGAAGTGGCCGGAGCTCTCACAGATCGCTGTGGCCCCTGGGCCTGGCGGTCGTCGGGTGGGGTACATCTTTGGCAAGTATTTGGAGAGCAAACTCTACGAGTGGCACGGGCATGTATGCGCACTGACCGTATCTGATGATTATCGCCGCACAGGCGTGGCCACACTACTGATGAGACACATCGCCAGGGCGCTGGATGCCAAGGGAGCCCTGTACGTGGATCTCTTCCTGCGCTGCAGCAATAGACCGGCCTTGTCGCTGTACAGCTCCCTGGGATATGTCCTTCGAAGAACCGTACTGGACTACTATCCGGACGAGCCCGTACCGGAGAATGCTTTCAATATGAGAAAGCCTTTGGCACGTGATGTGCTACGTAGGTCGGTGGCTGTCGTATACACGGTTCCCCAGTGCCTATCGGAGGATGACTCGGGTGACCATTGA